The genomic stretch TGAACCATAGCAGCTGCTGTGCTGATATTGCTTAATTGCGCTAGAATAGCTTTTAAATCTTCTTTAACCAATGCCACATCATCTGCAGTATCTGTCACAAAAGTTGTATAAGTCATTGGAATAGTACTGTCACCAATTTTCAAATTGAAGTTAATGGCATGAGTACCAACAGCAAGTGAATCAAAAGTATAGGCAATCTTCAAGCTTTGAGCGCTTGTGATCTGTTTACTTGTTGAGCAATCATCTGCAAATACAACTCTTCCTCCTGAAACGTCAGTGATGGCAACAGTTGTAGCATCTTGTTTTGTTTCAGTGCTTTCTTGAGAGTTTGTTTGCTTATCTTTTGATTCTGCTTCAGAAGCATCTTTAGCTGAATCAGTTACTTGTGTTGTTACTTGTGTTGATGTCGGTGCAACATTAATAGAAACTACGTTTGATTGGCTAGGTTTAGCATCTTCAGCAGTTAAGAATGAATAAGTTGCTCCGCCAGCAGTTGTCACACCTTTTACTGCTTGGTATTGGCTAAGTAAGCCTAGTTTTGCTTGATAAGCAGCCACTTCGTCAGACGTGATAGCTCCCATGCTTTCTAGTTTTGAAAAGAGGACGTTGTAATCAGCACTGTTAACATCGATACTTCCCATCAAATTAGCAATCTCTCCTTCATACTCTGATGGAAGAGTCCCACCAAGTGAGCTCTTAATTTGATTAGCAAGAGCATCTTTTACTTGCTGATTAGTGATTTGATTTTGAACATCACCTTTAATAGCTGATTTACGGTCTTCTCGGTTACCAATTCCTAAATAATTATTCTTATCAAGTCCTAAGTCTGCATTGAAATATTGTTCAGATACTTTTGAGCGTGTTCCTTGAACCTGGTTCAATAAATCCATCAAGCGATTTCGAGTATTTTCAACTTGACTGCGATAATTTTCAATAATGCCATTATAATCTGAAATGCTGTTTGCAAATAAATTATAAACGGTATTACCACCATTAGATTCACTTGTGATAGCCGATGGTGCGTAAAATTTATTTAAACTACTAAGAGCGTTATCGTTTAAGTTGTTATAAAGGTCTGTATCTGTTTTAAATTGATCTGAAATAGCTGTATTAGCGGTAGCGACATTACTTTTAGCAATATCTGCTTGAAGATCAACAAAACTTTTGACTTCTGGTAATTCCCCATTTAAACCATTACTTGTTGAGTTAAGCATTTCAAAAACGCCTTTGGTGAAATTCGCCTGACTATCTTCAAAAGCTTTGTTCCCTGATTGGAGAGCAGTCGCATAACTTGTTAAACCACCAAGGTTTTGACTAGCCGCATTTGATGGAGTGTAAATGTAGTTAGATAAGCTTGTATAGCTTGTTTCTTGGTCATTTACGATATTTGCAACATTTCGCTTGGCATCATCAAGATTTCCAATCACACTAGAGAAATACATTTTAATCACACGTTGATTAATCAAGTTCAAGTATGTGCCAACCTGGCTTTCAACATTTTTTTCTTTAACAGTGTCTGTTGATTTTTTAACTTTATAACCAATTTTAGCTTGTGACGGATTAAAACTTTCCAATTGAAGAATTTTGTCTGAAAAGTCGTTTGAAATATAAATAATGACATCTGCACTGCCGTCACTATATTTACTTTCAGCTAAGCTACGTGGCATGGTAACCCAGTTCTCTTTGGAATCCCCTGCATTGGTTAATAAATTCGTGAATTCTTGACCGAAGTTATAATTGACATTATTTAAGTTACCACCTGCATCTTCATTAACCAAAGCAACGGTCAATTGCTCGTCTTTTTTAGCTTTATCTGTCACTGAAACTTCTTTGTCTTGCGTATACACAAAGACTCCTGATGAAATTGCCAAAATAGAAATGAAAACACTAAATGCAATCACTACAATACTTGGTTTAATCTTAATTTTTTTCATTTTTCTCCTATCCCTTAGGTATTTTAACGCGAGAAACTTCTCTACCTTCAAAGAACTGCGCTTCATCTGATTCTAATAGAGGTTCTCCGTAACGTGTTCGACCTTTAATAATGTTTTGATCTGCAAATCGCGTACCAAACATTCCAGCTGGAATATTTGATCTCAAGCGTTTGTTAAATTCATCAAAGCGCGTTTCAATCGTTTTTTGATGCCCTTGGAAAATAAAATAGATATTAACTTTAGCTGCTTTTTTCAAGATAGTATCCAAGGCACTGTTAGACAATATTAATTTATCATTGATAGCATGGGCCTCTGGTACATAGACGAAAATTGGTTGATTAACAACTTCTGGCGAACGCGAAGCCATTTCTCCAAGCAAATCATTCATAACCGTACTGTAATTTTCTTCAGACGCTATCAAATCAAAACTATCAACAACCCCTTCAAAACGTTGGTCTGGATCAAAGACGATGCGCTGCGCGTGTCCTTTAAAATAAGCCATATTCTTAAGAATAATTGTTTCAAACAAACGTGTTTGCGTTGGGGTGTCATCCATAATAACAAAATAACCATGTTTTTCAGGCACAAAACCGATAACATTTGTTGTTTCCTTATCAAAGGCAAGCGGTACTTGCAAATGATTTATCATTGTCATCGTATAAGCATTGCCATAGAAGTCAGAAAGGCTAATGTCATTTGGAAGCATTGGAATAGCTTTTGGACGTTGTCCAGTCCAAGCTTTATCCATTTCAGCCACCTCTTCTTCTAAGTGACGCAAACGCTCAATATCTTCATCACCTTCACTTGGAAGATAGATTTGGATCTCGTATGGCTTATCATCGTTCACCTGAGCACGTCCAAAGATTTCTTGTGGAATCAAGGCATTACGTCCAATAACATCCTTAACCGCATGGTCTTCAACCAAGAATAAAGCCATCTTAGTTGAAACGTTACTTGACATGCTAATCTTCAAGCTATTAGCTCGCAAAGCTGTCACAATCAGATAGCAACCCAAGCTTGAACCTTCTCGTAAAATACGATTCATGCATGCTTCGATAACCTCCTCTTTTGGACTATCCTTAATCGCGTCAAAACCATCCATTACAGTAAGAATAACAGGAAGTTTTTCACCAGTTTTTTGCTCATATTGAGAAAGACTTGCAACACTATATTCAGCAAATAAGTCTTTACGTTTTTTCAATTCATTATCAATACGTTTTAAGAATTTTAGAAGTTTTTCTTCCTCATCCAGACGTGTCAAATCAGCAACATGAGGCAAATCTTTCAATGGTAAAAGCCCATTTGTTCCAAAGTCAAATAAGTTAAACTGGACTTGTTCAGGCGTATTGAGACGGGCAAAATTCATTACTAAAGTCTGCAAAGCAACAGATTTACCAAAACCTGGTGAACCATAAATAACAGTGTGACTCAACTCTTCCACATCAAAATTATAATTACGCTTAGCTTGTTCAGACGGTACATCCATCATGGCAAATGGCACAGCCAAACATTTTTCCTCAGACCAAGACATCTCTAAAACTGGAGAAACAATCTTAGTTTCTAACGGTGGCAACCAAGGTTTATCAGGAATTCTCACTCCTGCTGTTTGCGAATAGACTGAAATATAATCCACCAAAGCTTCTAGCTCTGTCTGAGTCTTCTCTGTTTGAACATTCAAGTCTTCTTCCAAAGAAAGGTCTTCTGTCAAAAGTTCGTATTGCCCCAAATCATTAATCAACCAAATACGATCATCGACTTCCTCTTGCTTCTCTGATTTGTTTGGTTGGTAACTTGCTCCACTCCAAGCAGATTGGAAGAGTTCATAAATTTCATTATTCCCGACTTGTAGGTAAGCACGTCCAGGTTCTACGATACTAGCAGCATCAGGTGTTTTTATGATTTCATTTGAATCTGACTTATCTGATACTTTCAAAGCCAATTTGAAGCGTGAGTTTGACCAGATTTGGTCATCAACAACTCCTGATGGTTTTTGCGTTGCCAAAATCAAATGAACCCCAAGTGAACGACCAATACGAGCAGCAGAAACCAACTCTGACATAAACTCAGGTTCATTAGCCTTCAGCTCTGCAAATTCATCACTAATCAAGAATAAATGTGGTAATGGTTTTGTGGGATATTTGCCACCATCTGTGGCTGTTTTCCCTTGCTTATAAAGCTTCGTATAACCATTAATATGATTGACTCCAAAAGCCTCAAACAGACGTTGACGTTTTTGAAGTTCTGCTTTAATAGAAGCTAGCGCACGCGCACTGGCTGCACCATCCAAGTTCGTAATAACTCCCATAAGGTGCGGAAGACCTTTAAAGAGATTAGCCATTCCCCCACCTTTAAAGTCAATCGGCAAGAAACCAACATCTTCTGGACCAAAATTAACAGCCAAAGATAGCATATAAGATTGCAAGATTTCAGATTTCCCTGAACCAGTTGTCCCTGCAACTAAACCGTGAGGACCGTGAGCACGTTCGTGCAAATTCAACTCAACAATGTCATCACGTCCTCGAAGTCCCAAAGGAACCGCTAAAGTTTTCGATGTATCTGCCTTAGCCCATCGCTCAGCTAACTGCAAATCTTCAACTTTTTCAACCTTATAAAGTTCCAAGAAAGTAACTGATTTAGGAATCGAATTCTTCTCGACTTCCACGTGATGCAAATTTGCCAAGGTTCTAGCAATCGCTTCGTAATTTTTACTTTCTGGATATGGTGTGAAACGTTGTGCTAGATATTCTCCATTATCATTGATAATTTGCCCCACATTTTGGTTTTGGTATTCCACCAAAGTTGTCACAGTTTCTGGCAAGAAACGCTGTGCTTCCTTAATCCAAATCACTGTAATTCCTAATTCTGTCAAATCTTCAGCTAAATATTCATTTAGACTATGTCCAACCAAGTAAGAATCATCAAAGATAGTCACTACATAATGAGGTGCAAAGCGAACATCTTTACTTCCCATTTCTCGCTTAAGTTGCATGCGTTTTTGAATAATTTGATAAAGAGCATTTAAAACAGCATCTCGGCTACGCGCATCATGAACAATGCCACGAACATTACGTTCCTGAAGTTTGAAATGCGGTAAGAAACGCCATTGATACCAATTTGCTTGATAAGACTCCTCAGGTACTAAAATTACAAAATTAATATCTTGATAACTATGAAAAACCGCCAGTTGCATCAAAAGATTAGAGATTGCTGGATAAGTTGTATCATAGGTTCCAATGATACCAACAGTCGCTTGGCTAAGAGACAAAGTAATCGGCACCTGATGTTGTTTACGATACTTTTCAACCGTCTTTTTAGCAAAAATAGCTTGTTTATCCTTACTTTGCTCCTTAAAAGAGGTTTGAAGTTTCAACTTCGTATCAATATCACCAGTCCCTAAAGACACTTGTAAAAAGTCAGCATTATAATTCATTCGTTCGTAAATACGAGAATCATAATCAAAAACCATCTTAGCTAAAGTGTCCATATCTGGTTGGTTATAGTCTAAAATTTCTTTTTCTTCATTGTGATAATGACTTAATGTTGAGATTTGTTTTAAGAGATAGCGGTCATAATCTTCAACACGAATTAGTTCTTGCTTTTTATAATATTTCTTGTCTTGGAAATATTGTGTCAACGTCATCCCAGCAGTGAGCAAACTAAAGCCGCCCATACCAAGCATCATCCAAGGATTTCTACGACTGACAAGACTTGTCAAAGCAGTAATCCCAAACATCCCAAGTGGCGGAACAATCGCGCGAAGTAGAGAATTACGTCCCATTGAACTGGCTTCCATAGGACTGTCAATGACAATCGCATCACTATAAATGGTTGGTACAATACGAGGGCTTCTGTGATAATCTGGAAAATCACTTGGAAATTCACTCATCGGTGCTTGAAACAAGAATTTTTCCATTTGTGTCAGTTCTGGCTTGTTCCAAAAACGTGTTATCTTCCATTGGTGATGACGACATTCAATCAAATAGTCCTCAATATAAACAGAATCACCCACATTAAATGATTGTGAAATATTATCACGGACACGCTTGCCATTAAGATAAACTAACGAAGTTCCTAAAGACTCAATATAAACCTTTTCTTTAGAAAATAAGACAACGGTCTCGCTATCCAAATGAATATCTGCCGTATCAGATGACGACAAGACAAAGTTTTCATGTGGCGGATACAAGTAAAGCGTAAAAATATCTGTTTCAGGTTTCAAAAAATAATAATCTTCTGTGTCTCCAAGAACTTTCTGATTAGCTATCTTTTGACCATTTCTAAAAATCTCACCATCACCTAAACTATAGCGACTACCATCAAAATCCAAAGGAGTTGTTTCCGAAAAACGCATGTACAATAATTTATCAGACAAACTTAACAAAAAAGCTTGTGATTGATTGTCATCTCCCAAATAGTCACCAAGGTGGTGGTAATAAGTTACATTATCATTTTGATTCATAAATCATTAATCCCCATTAGATTGTGAACCTGATGTTTCTCCAAGTTCTTTAGAAAGCTTACTAATTTCTTTCTCGTATTCGTTGAGTTTCTTTTGCTTATCAGAACCACTCATTTTCGTATCAGCTTTCACTTTTTCATATAAATTCGTATAAGCGTGTAAAATCAACTGAGTGTCGCCGATATTTTGAGCCACATCAAGTGCTTTTTCCAAGTCACCACGTCCTAAATAAATCCAGTAATTCAAAATAGTTTCATCTGAAGACTGAGTAATCGTATTTAAAACAGCTTCCATTTGCTCAGAATTAAGATTATCTAATTTTACAAAACTAGTTGCCAAAACATACTTGGCCGATTTCGGCAGACGATTAATACCGTAAGGTTCTAAGATATCAATAGCCTTGTCATAATCAGTTGACATAAAAGCAGCTTGCGCATCAATCACAGCATTTTTCAGCGGTAAATCTCTCGAATATGACTTATAAGTAAAGAATCCTAAAGTCAATGTTGTTACTGCTAGAACAATTGCTCCGACAACTAACGCACGCCATTGTTTTTTATTAACTTGGACCTTACTTTCTTTATTTTTTTGCTCTAAACGATGACATTCTTCACTGATAAATTGATTAATTTCAGCAATCGAATGAAAGGCATTGATTTTTTCAGCAATTGACTCACGAACCGCATCGAGTCCTTCAACCGCTAATTCAAAATCGACCTTGGGCAACAAAATAGAAGCCACTAAAGCTTTATAAACCTTTAAGTATCGTTCTTGATTAAACACTTGAGGCGCTAAAATATGACTGACCCCATAGTGAATCAAACGAACATCATTACCTGAAACATAAATATTTTGCGGATGAAGGTAAACAACATTAAAGTCATTTGGTTTGACAGTCAGTGTCGCCACTTTTTGAGCTAAAGAATAACGCTCCAAATCTGTCGTTGCCTTAGCAATGCAAGTTGCTAAACTCTCTGAAAAAGCTGGCAACTCATATGCTAAGACCAACTCCCCATTTTCAGTCAATGATACTTGCGCCTTAACGTATTCTTTAATAAATTCTTGACTCTTTCGATCATAATCACTTGGCTGCACAGTCACTAATAACTGATTGTCATTTTCTACAAGTTTTAAATGGTTATCCTCAAATATCATAAGTTTTAATCTCCAAAATATCCCCATTTCCTAACGGAAAATTAACTAACATCTCGTAGCGATTTAAAGTTATCGCCTTATTTTTCAAGCAAAGTTCCCAAGCTTGATCTTCCTTTTCAACAAAACCCAGCCGAGACAAAATATGTAATTCTCTTAATAACTCTTCTAGCCTAATAAGAGACAAACCTCGCGAAATTCGTAAATCAATTTGCTTATCTTGATAAGCAATTGTAATATCAATGTTGTCGAATGCCATGACGTTTCCTTCCCAAATAAATTCCCAATCCTGTCATCAAAATAAAAAAGCAAAAAACAGCAATCGAATTCAAATACGATTTCTTCTGAGATTGGTTCTCTTTAGCAACTTTATAACTCTCATCAACATGATAATTAACAAATTGCTTTGACGTCACCTTCTCAGTATCTAAGCGATAATAAATTGTCTTTTTATTATCCTTCTTAAAAACAGAATGATTTGCAGTTGTTAGCATCTTCTTTTCTTTTTGATGTTCCTTATCAACAACTTCTTGTGTGCGATTTAAGAAAAGATTCGGCGCATAAAGCTCCTCAATGCTATTACCTGCTGACTTCTGTTTCGTGTTAGAAATAGAGTCCGTATTTAAATTTAGATTGCCGTTTTCTGCAAAAACGATGTGTGTGCTTAATAATAAACACAAAATATAAATCCCCATTATCCCTTTTTTCATTTTCCTAAATGTCTATATTAAAATTCCCTTTCATGTGTGTCTCATAATTATACCACTTTTTAAGCTATCTACCAATAGCAAAATAAGCCTTTTCACTCAAATATTTTGCCATATAAAACGATATCATAGGACCAATTTATTTATTCACCCGATGAAATAAAATTTATTTTTTGCGGTTTATACTTTACAAAAAAAAATAAAAGCGTATAATTTAGAAAAAAATAAATTTTAAAGGAGATTTTTATGGCCGCTATTAGCGTAACACCAGAACAACTTAAGGAGCAAGCTCAAGTTTACACTCGTTCAAAAGAACAAATTGAGCAAGCTATCCAATCTGTAAACAGCATGAACAGTCAAATTGCTGAAGAATGGAAAGGTCAAGCTTTCAACGCTTACCTTGAACAATACAACCAACTTTACACTCAAGTTCAAAAATTTAAAGAGTTGCTTGCAAGTATCAATCAACAATTAAACAACTATGCTGAAACTGTTGCAGAACGTGACGCACAAGACTCTGCTTCATTCGGACTTAACTAATTTGTTCTGGCAAGGTGGACTGGGAGACTGTTAAAAATATCATTAACAGAATCCACCTTTTCCAAAATTTGATTTCAACAGCTACTGTAAACCTAAGTTTACAGTAGTTTTTTTATCTTTACACTCTATATTTTTATAATATATAAAATTTTTATACATTATGCTTGACTTTTCGATTAAGCTAATTTATAGTTTATATATAAAATAATTATATATAAAAATTTTATATATTGTCAGAAAGGAATTTGCTATGTATTTTCCAACTTCTGCGACGGTTATTGAATTTCTTATCCTAGCGATTGTTGATAAAGAAGATTCTTACGGTTACGCTATTAGTCACACTATCAAAAAGGTAGCTAACATCAAAGAATCAACACTTTATCCCATCTTAAAGAAACTCGAAAAAGCAGGTTATTTAAACACCTACCAACAAGAATACCAAGGTCGCAAACGTAAATATTACACCACTACAGAAAGCGGTAAACAGCAGCTCACCTTTCTAAAGGGTGAGTGGCAATTGTACACCACTAAAATCGATGACATTGTCGAAGGGAGATTAGAGGATGACGAAAAGTGAGTATTTGGCAAAATTAGATAAATACCTCAAAAAATTGCCAAAAGAGGATTATCTGGAAGCAATGGACTATTTCAGAGAATATTTCGATGAAGCTGGTCCTGAAAACGAAGAAGAAGTTATTGCTGAACTTGGAGCACCAAAAGATGCAGCTCATGATATTATCAGTCGATTACTCGATGAAAAAATCGTTGAGGATGAAAAATCCCCTAAAAACAGAGCTGTCATTATCTGGATTGCTATCTTAGCTATTCTAGCTAGCCCAGTTGCCCTACCACTCATTTTGGCACTACTTATGGTTATTATTACCATTTTGGCGATTGGGATTGCCATTATAGCTATGGTACTAGCTCTAGGAGTTGCCCTTTTAACATCTGGCGTTTACATGTTGGTTGACAGTTGGTCTTACCTCAGTATCGCCCCATCAACAACAGCCTTGGGAGTTGGCTTGGGACTTCTATCACTCGGATTAGCACTACTAGCTCTTTTAGCTGCTGGTGCTGTTGGGAAATTCGCAGTAAAAAGTATCAGCAAATTAATTCAAAAAGCGGCAAGTAAAAGGAGAAAATCATGAAAAAGTGGACAAAAATTGTTTTAGGTATCGGGATTGGAGCTAGTTTAGCAGGAGCCGGGCTAGCTGGCGTCGGCTTAGCAACTGGAGGTTTAACAAAACTCAACCAAAAATACGAAGTGAAAGCTAAAATCAAACACCACAAAGCAACCCTTGAAACATTTGATAAAATTGATATCAATGCAACAGCTTTTGATGTCACAATCGCAAAAGAAAACATTGACAAGCCTTTTATCTCCTACTCTGACAGTAAAAAACTTCCTGTTTCTTACCAAGTCACTAAAGATGGGACATTAGCTGTTAAACAAACAGGCAGCTGGAATGGTAACCACAGATCTTCCATTAACCTTATCAGTTTAGCTGACCTTATTAACCTAGCGAAAACTGGGACAGTAACCAATAAACATACCATTATTATCTCTGTTCCTGAAAATACAGACATTCAGTCCATCAAAACTAACCTAAAAGTTGGTGACCTCCAAGTAAAAAATATCCATGCTGATTACGCTAATATCGAACTCAATGCTGGAGATTTGGATTTTACCAATTGTGCCTTTAAATCAGGAAAAAGTACACTCTCTGTCGGGGACGCTTACTTCCAAGATTCTGATTTTACCAACTTCTCTCTAACAACCAACACGGGTGATATTGATATTGAAAATGGTAAATTAACCGACTCAAGTATTAACCTTTCAATCGGAGATTTTTCAGCCAATGCTATTTCATTTGAAGGTATAAATAACTTATCTAATTCAACCGGCGACATCGACATCACTTTAGCTGATAAAAACCTTACTGTACAATCAAGCCATAGTATGGGAGACAGTGATATCTCAAGTTCCCTAATTCCTTCAACCAAAAACATCCTAAAAGTTGACGGTAATACCGGTGACATTACTATTAATTAAACTAAAAAGGTGCCGTGTCGGCACCTTTTTTATATCTTAAAATAAAAATGTTAATAAGGCTAAAATAGCTAAACCACCTTGTTTAATAATAATTTTTCGATCAGCAGTCACACTACCATAAAGAGCTGCCAGAACAACATTCAAAAGGAAAATGACCACAACAGTTGCATTTCCTGTAAAGATACCGTAAAGCAAAAAGACAGCAATCAAACCATTATAAATTCCTTGGTTTTTAAATAGATTGGTTACAGATTCACGTTGCAGCTCTTCTTCTGACATGTTAAAGACACGCGCTGTTGCTTTAGACTGTGTCGCAAATGTCTCTAAATACATAATATAAAAATGTTCCAAAGCTACTAAAGCAGCTAAAATCAGTGTAATAATTGACATATTTTCTCCTCTTTCTCATAATCTACAGATTTTACACACCTGTAAACTCATCGTAAACGTTTCTAAATTAATCGACTTTTGTTAAGTATACAAAAGCTTAAGACATTCTTCAAATGATTTGCCTACAAAAAAACAGAGGATAGGAAACCTATCACTCTGCATCTTGTTTTCTATAAATGACAAGACCTAAGACCATGAAGGCAAGAAGGAAACCAGTTAGAACAGCTACTTCTTTGCCGTTTGAGCATGTCATTGAAATGGTTTGACGTAAACCTAAAACAATGTAAGACATTGGCATATATGGATGTACAACTTGGAAGAATTTCGGACTAAGTTCAATTGGATATGATCCACCTGCAGACCCTACTTGTAAGAGCAACATAAGCAATGAAGCAAATGAACCATAGCGGTTATCCCAACCGACCAAGGCTGTAACAAGTGCCATCAATGTCCATCCACTCAAGATGATGAAGAGAAGTGTTTGCCAACCATAGTTAGCTTCAACTCCAAGAAATTGGATAGCTACATAAAGAATGATTGAACCTGCTGTTGAAATCAAACCATTGATGAATAATTTTTGTTTTGCCCATTCAAAGCGATTCTTAACAGGACGACCAGATAATGAATCAGCGAAGATTACGTTTGTTGAAAGAGCAACAACCATAAGTGACACAGCAATCATGTAAGGCGCCATACCAATACCATTTGTTTTCACGCTATCTTTATCCTTAGCTGTTGTAGAAACAGGTTCAGAAACAAGTTTTGCATTCTTACCATCCACAGAGACAAGTGATAATTGGTGACTTGCATCAGAAAGTGACGTTGTCAATGTTGTCAACCCATTTGTCAATGTTGTCAACCCATTTGTCAATGTGCCACTACCAGCAGCCAATTTGCTTGAACCAGAAGCTAATTCTTGTGCCCCTGATTGTAATTGCTTAGCACCACTATTTAGCTTATCATTGTTTGAAGCTAACTTGTTAGCACCTGATGCTGCTTCACTTGCACCGCTTCTTAACTCATCACTT from Streptococcus ruminicola encodes the following:
- a CDS encoding DUF1304 domain-containing protein, producing the protein MSIITLILAALVALEHFYIMYLETFATQSKATARVFNMSEEELQRESVTNLFKNQGIYNGLIAVFLLYGIFTGNATVVVIFLLNVVLAALYGSVTADRKIIIKQGGLAILALLTFLF
- a CDS encoding DUF4097 family beta strand repeat-containing protein produces the protein MKKWTKIVLGIGIGASLAGAGLAGVGLATGGLTKLNQKYEVKAKIKHHKATLETFDKIDINATAFDVTIAKENIDKPFISYSDSKKLPVSYQVTKDGTLAVKQTGSWNGNHRSSINLISLADLINLAKTGTVTNKHTIIISVPENTDIQSIKTNLKVGDLQVKNIHADYANIELNAGDLDFTNCAFKSGKSTLSVGDAYFQDSDFTNFSLTTNTGDIDIENGKLTDSSINLSIGDFSANAISFEGINNLSNSTGDIDITLADKNLTVQSSHSMGDSDISSSLIPSTKNILKVDGNTGDITIN